From a single Neochlamydia sp. AcF84 genomic region:
- a CDS encoding histone — MALKDTVKNLRDLLQNITNDLEKAEKGNKAASQRVRTGTVKLEKVSKLYRKESIKSEKTTKGTKKTAKKVTAPKKASKPAAKPIATKPAAKPAAKPKAKTHKAKARPFSLKRPTAKLPTKQVGWR; from the coding sequence ATGGCATTAAAAGATACGGTCAAAAATTTAAGAGACCTGCTTCAGAACATTACTAATGATTTAGAAAAAGCTGAGAAAGGCAACAAAGCAGCTTCTCAACGTGTTCGTACAGGAACCGTTAAGCTTGAAAAAGTTTCTAAGCTTTATCGTAAAGAATCTATCAAATCTGAAAAAACGACGAAAGGTACAAAAAAAACAGCTAAAAAAGTAACTGCTCCTAAAAAAGCTTCCAAGCCAGCTGCAAAACCAATCGCTACAAAGCCAGCTGCAAAACCTGCAGCTAAGCCAAAAGCTAAAACACATAAAGCTAAGGCACGTCCTTTTTCCTTAAAAAGACCTACCGCAAAACTTCCTACGAAGCAAGTGGGCTGGAGATAA
- the tgt gene encoding tRNA guanosine(34) transglycosylase Tgt: protein MKFTICKADTCSRARVGRIETAHGAIETPVFMPVGTRAAVKTLTNQHLLDMKAQIILGNTYHLMLRPGVEILAKAGGLHAFMNWQGPLLTDSGGFQVFSLSALNKVTDKGVHFQSHIDGSRHFLGPDESMFIQKTIGSDIVMAFDECTPYPCEKKTVEKSLERTHRWAERCRNYDLQPHQNLFGIVQGGVHADLRQQSAQFLANLDFQGYAIGGLSVGEPASIMYEVLDHTVPFMPVEKPRYLMGVGTPRNLVESVMRGVDMFDCVMPTRNARNGTAFTWAGKVQIKAARYAEDFSPLDPSTPSYTSQFSKAYLRHLLNVDEMTGLTLVTLQNLAFYLDFMQKLREAIKNDTLADFYQKVCALYPH from the coding sequence TTGAAATTTACGATTTGTAAGGCCGATACTTGCTCCCGTGCAAGAGTAGGGCGCATAGAGACTGCCCATGGGGCGATAGAAACGCCTGTTTTTATGCCTGTAGGTACTCGGGCAGCTGTTAAAACCTTGACTAATCAGCATCTGTTAGATATGAAAGCTCAAATTATCTTGGGTAATACTTATCATCTGATGCTTCGTCCAGGGGTAGAGATCTTGGCTAAAGCTGGTGGCTTGCATGCTTTTATGAATTGGCAAGGCCCTCTACTTACTGATTCAGGAGGATTTCAAGTTTTTTCTTTGTCTGCTCTTAACAAAGTCACCGATAAAGGAGTCCATTTTCAATCGCATATTGATGGCTCGCGTCACTTTTTGGGACCCGATGAGAGCATGTTCATTCAAAAAACTATAGGCTCTGACATTGTGATGGCGTTTGATGAATGTACACCTTATCCTTGTGAAAAAAAAACTGTGGAAAAAAGCTTAGAAAGAACCCATCGTTGGGCGGAGCGTTGTAGAAATTATGACTTGCAACCTCATCAAAATCTTTTCGGAATCGTACAAGGCGGAGTGCATGCTGATTTGCGTCAGCAGTCTGCTCAGTTTTTAGCTAATCTAGATTTTCAAGGATATGCTATCGGCGGCCTTTCTGTCGGCGAGCCTGCTTCGATTATGTATGAGGTACTCGATCACACCGTGCCCTTCATGCCGGTAGAAAAACCACGCTATTTGATGGGAGTAGGAACGCCGCGTAATCTAGTGGAGAGTGTAATGCGGGGAGTCGATATGTTCGATTGTGTGATGCCTACGCGAAATGCACGCAATGGCACGGCTTTTACTTGGGCCGGAAAAGTGCAGATAAAAGCTGCTCGTTATGCTGAAGATTTCTCGCCTCTCGATCCTTCTACCCCCTCCTATACTTCTCAGTTCTCTAAAGCTTACTTACGTCATCTCCTCAATGTGGATGAAATGACCGGCCTAACATTAGTTACGTTACAAAATCTAGCCTTTTATCTAGATTTTATGCAAAAATTAAGGGAAGCAATAAAAAATGATACTCTAGCCGATTTTTATCAAAAAGTTTGTGCGTTGTATCCGCATTAA
- a CDS encoding leucine-rich repeat domain-containing protein: MMPSDSISSTPITFRTTVSENIEDPVSGELMTRAVTLFPCGHTFNEDTVIQCLARNKLCPLDRTLIERHAPNYTVRHLAETAESHPLEEIKREPSEEAVGYFLRGKELVEKGEHATAIEALLQALQLTPTYEKAQAYLEFCLKRSSEASLSLQSLPLAFSDKGKEKSLPSADSSKELYTELLFNLLEEPSIQKHSTLKKMLENQLEELMSQDSEELTEKDKLSYKWTEKLLGENKKIRQFVLKKLRQIHQSSSSLAPTAPQSSISTASSTSSKEIPPLSPLSITPISMTSLYNAIIQVHFPEGNRDFIEQARILDKIYEIEPNLNLSVEEKVPYIFQKLFTLAVSLSPLEFEENSRESRVFTLSNYSSYLLNINRLLIWQKLPGGTEYLNQPQIQALPLKKKGELLMQWIQEYGNGITFLWLDGLDLTFLPPELWQLSELQTLGLSSNQLATIPAEIGQLSELRWLELNGNQLTTIPAEIGQLSELQILYLRNNQLTSIPAEIGQLSQLHELTLSSNQLTVIPAEMGQLTKLQVLSLNNNQLTAIPAEIGQLSKLKSLWLDGNRLTNLPAEIGQLSQLRMLYLRDNQLATIPAEIGQLSQLQELLLSGNQLIVIPAEIGQLSQLQELRLNGNQLIVIPAEIGQLSQLHTLLLRNNQLTTIPAKIGQLSQLKTLNLNHNQLNSLPMEIGQLPELQSLDLSFNQLTALPAKIGQLSQMRVLDLNNNQLTSLPAEIGQLSQLQWLYLSNNQLTAIPAEIRRLPQLIELRVEKIRFIGYKCSPW, encoded by the coding sequence ATGATGCCGTCAGATTCTATCTCTAGCACCCCAATAACTTTTCGTACTACAGTTTCAGAGAATATAGAAGATCCCGTCTCAGGAGAGCTGATGACTCGGGCGGTTACTTTGTTTCCTTGTGGCCATACCTTTAACGAAGATACCGTCATCCAATGCTTAGCACGCAATAAACTTTGTCCTCTAGATAGAACGCTTATTGAAAGGCATGCACCTAACTACACGGTCAGGCACCTGGCCGAAACGGCTGAGTCTCATCCATTAGAAGAAATTAAACGTGAGCCTAGTGAGGAAGCTGTAGGATATTTCTTACGCGGCAAAGAACTTGTTGAAAAAGGAGAGCATGCCACTGCTATAGAAGCTTTACTACAAGCTTTGCAATTAACTCCTACGTATGAAAAAGCCCAAGCCTATCTTGAATTTTGCCTTAAACGCTCCTCAGAAGCTTCTTTATCTTTACAGTCCCTTCCTCTTGCTTTTTCTGATAAAGGTAAAGAAAAAAGCCTTCCTTCTGCAGATTCTTCTAAAGAGCTCTATACTGAGCTCTTATTCAATCTTTTAGAAGAACCTTCCATTCAAAAGCATTCAACCTTAAAGAAAATGCTAGAGAATCAATTGGAAGAGTTGATGAGCCAGGACAGCGAAGAACTGACCGAGAAAGATAAGCTAAGCTATAAATGGACGGAAAAATTATTAGGAGAAAATAAAAAGATTAGACAATTTGTCCTCAAAAAATTGCGCCAAATCCACCAAAGTTCTTCCTCCCTTGCCCCAACCGCTCCTCAATCTTCTATTTCTACTGCTTCTTCAACCTCCTCTAAAGAAATCCCACCTCTTTCTCCTCTATCCATCACACCTATTTCTATGACCTCGCTTTACAATGCAATCATTCAAGTTCATTTTCCTGAAGGGAATCGGGATTTTATAGAACAAGCGCGTATTTTGGATAAGATTTATGAAATTGAGCCTAATCTTAATCTTTCGGTTGAAGAAAAAGTGCCCTATATCTTTCAAAAGCTCTTTACCTTAGCCGTCTCTCTTTCTCCCTTAGAATTTGAAGAGAACTCAAGAGAAAGCAGGGTCTTTACTCTTTCTAATTACTCCTCCTATCTATTGAATATTAACCGCCTTTTAATCTGGCAGAAGCTACCAGGAGGAACCGAGTATTTAAACCAACCGCAGATTCAAGCTTTACCTTTAAAGAAAAAAGGAGAGCTGTTAATGCAGTGGATACAAGAGTATGGTAATGGTATCACTTTCCTGTGGCTTGATGGGTTAGACTTGACCTTTTTACCGCCAGAACTCTGGCAGCTGTCTGAGCTGCAGACGCTTGGCTTAAGCAGCAACCAGCTAGCCACTATTCCTGCCGAAATTGGGCAGCTGTCTGAGCTGCGATGGCTTGAATTAAACGGCAACCAGCTAACCACTATCCCTGCGGAAATTGGGCAGCTGTCTGAGCTGCAAATACTTTACTTAAGGAACAACCAGCTAACCTCTATTCCTGCGGAAATTGGGCAGCTTTCTCAGCTGCACGAGCTTACCTTAAGCAGCAACCAACTTACCGTTATTCCTGCGGAAATGGGGCAGCTTACTAAGCTGCAAGTTCTTAGCTTAAACAACAACCAGTTAACTGCTATCCCTGCCGAAATTGGGCAGCTTTCTAAGCTGAAAAGCCTTTGGTTAGATGGCAACCGGCTCACCAACCTTCCTGCGGAAATTGGGCAGCTCTCTCAGCTGCGGATGCTTTACTTAAGAGACAACCAGCTAGCCACTATTCCTGCCGAAATTGGGCAGCTTTCTCAGCTGCAAGAGCTTCTTTTAAGTGGCAACCAACTTATCGTTATTCCTGCAGAAATCGGGCAGCTTTCTCAGCTGCAAGAACTTCGTTTAAATGGCAACCAACTTATCGTTATTCCTGCGGAAATCGGGCAGCTTTCTCAGCTGCACACCCTTTTGTTAAGGAACAACCAGCTAACCACTATTCCTGCGAAAATCGGGCAGCTTTCTCAGCTGAAAACGCTTAACTTAAACCATAACCAGCTCAACAGTTTGCCTATGGAAATCGGACAATTGCCTGAACTGCAAAGTCTTGACTTAAGTTTCAACCAGCTAACCGCTCTTCCTGCAAAAATTGGGCAATTGTCTCAGATGCGAGTGCTTGACTTAAACAACAACCAGCTTACCTCCCTTCCTGCAGAAATTGGTCAACTGTCTCAGCTACAATGGCTTTACTTAAGCAACAACCAGTTAACTGCTATTCCTGCGGAAATTCGGCGGCTTCCTCAACTTATTGAGCTTAGGGTTGAGAAAATTCGCTTTATAGGATATAAATGCAGCCCCTGGTAG
- a CDS encoding DUF2608 domain-containing protein, whose amino-acid sequence MASKLRQIMKGYFILRHQGRVWLALIGNFFLLVVAFLFSMPLSAKVVETHRFADILQEVDPHSIIFFDIDDTLINTTSILGNTPWWSYFVSKMSTANLSKEEARLEVNKIIQKIMLQVPMRLIDPSAAEIIKKLQQQGILTFALTARCLNPDYMQEADLCAYKHLKSVGIDFSLNRLPKLIDSNSYKCFSQGIIFTDYQDKGPFLKNFLNHHSLRPSKVIFIDDSPRHMKSVESMVEAMGIPFCGFRYSQLDHFHKQFDPLLANIQLEAFLQNDRLLSDEEALKIAQAEPDKNPDYFINELIRKWQN is encoded by the coding sequence ATGGCCAGCAAACTAAGGCAAATAATGAAAGGTTATTTCATCTTACGCCATCAAGGGCGCGTTTGGCTAGCTTTGATAGGGAATTTTTTCTTGTTAGTTGTTGCCTTCCTATTCTCGATGCCACTTTCAGCAAAAGTTGTAGAAACGCATCGTTTTGCTGATATCCTGCAAGAGGTAGATCCACATTCTATAATTTTTTTTGACATTGATGATACTCTGATTAATACGACGAGTATATTGGGCAATACCCCATGGTGGAGTTATTTTGTATCTAAAATGTCTACTGCTAATTTGTCTAAGGAGGAAGCTCGTTTAGAAGTTAATAAAATCATTCAAAAGATTATGCTTCAAGTTCCGATGAGGCTGATAGATCCTTCTGCTGCTGAAATTATCAAAAAACTTCAGCAACAGGGAATTCTTACTTTTGCTTTAACAGCTCGTTGTTTAAATCCTGATTACATGCAAGAGGCTGACCTTTGTGCCTATAAACATCTAAAAAGTGTGGGCATTGATTTTTCTCTTAATCGACTGCCAAAATTGATTGATTCTAACTCCTACAAATGCTTTTCTCAAGGCATTATTTTTACCGATTATCAAGATAAAGGCCCCTTCTTAAAAAACTTTTTAAACCATCATTCTCTTCGCCCTAGTAAAGTTATATTTATCGACGATAGTCCCCGCCATATGAAGTCTGTAGAAAGTATGGTGGAAGCTATGGGTATACCATTTTGCGGTTTTAGATACAGCCAACTAGATCATTTCCATAAACAATTTGATCCTTTACTAGCAAACATTCAACTAGAAGCCTTTCTTCAAAATGATCGCCTACTATCAGATGAGGAAGCATTAAAAATAGCTCAAGCAGAACCTGACAAAAATCCAGACTATTTTATTAATGAGCTTATAAGGAAGTGGCAAAATTAA
- the rlmD gene encoding 23S rRNA (uracil(1939)-C(5))-methyltransferase RlmD — protein sequence MPYSKQTRFANVKINEFSKRGHGLGRIERSEEEIKEAEIAFAIPGDAVHSVLHSRNKAHWVGGIQRIIEPSKDRIIPKCIHFGSCGGCQWQQMSYDTQLRYKESLAKDIFRSVITPETHLVPIMPSESEWNYRNKMDFTFSRDLNKTKYLGLILDSTKGKVFNLVECHLPNSWFTQAVHAVKSWWEESNLEAYYPIKNTGSLRSLTLREGMKTGDRMVMLTVSGNPDYALQNCHLESFVHALHTAIEPQQSDAKLSIFVRIQQISPGMATNFYEMLLYGPQYIEEELDIQADVEKPAVTYKFRISPSSFFQPNIRQIEKVYSLALQLAKVNKEDIIYDLFCGSGVLGICASKNVKQVIGIEISPETAFDARQNAALNNRQNVTIISGAVRYALGQIQDENLFPLPDLVLLNPPRAGLDPLTMKHLLRLNAPKILYISGNPQAHVANIAELSQNGYTVKYIQPYDQFPQTIHVDSLILLEKTPSNI from the coding sequence ATGCCTTATTCTAAACAAACTCGTTTTGCGAATGTTAAAATAAATGAATTTTCCAAGAGAGGACATGGCTTAGGTCGCATCGAACGTTCAGAAGAGGAAATTAAAGAAGCTGAGATAGCGTTTGCAATCCCTGGAGATGCAGTCCATTCTGTGCTACATAGCAGAAATAAAGCGCACTGGGTAGGAGGAATACAAAGAATTATTGAGCCTTCCAAAGACCGAATCATTCCTAAATGTATACATTTTGGCTCCTGTGGTGGGTGTCAGTGGCAACAAATGTCTTACGATACTCAACTGCGTTACAAAGAATCTTTAGCTAAAGATATTTTCCGCAGTGTAATCACGCCAGAGACCCATCTGGTTCCTATTATGCCCTCAGAATCCGAATGGAATTACAGAAACAAAATGGATTTTACCTTTTCAAGAGATTTAAATAAAACTAAGTACTTAGGCTTGATTCTTGACTCTACAAAAGGAAAAGTTTTTAATCTTGTGGAATGCCATCTTCCCAACTCCTGGTTTACTCAAGCTGTCCATGCGGTAAAGTCTTGGTGGGAAGAATCAAATTTAGAAGCCTATTACCCTATTAAGAATACCGGCTCATTAAGGTCCTTGACGCTACGTGAAGGAATGAAGACAGGAGATCGCATGGTAATGTTGACGGTCTCTGGTAACCCTGATTATGCTTTGCAAAATTGCCATCTTGAAAGCTTTGTTCATGCTTTACATACTGCTATTGAACCTCAACAGTCAGATGCTAAGTTAAGTATATTTGTTAGGATTCAACAGATAAGTCCTGGTATGGCCACTAACTTTTATGAAATGTTACTTTATGGACCTCAATATATTGAAGAAGAACTGGACATTCAGGCAGATGTTGAAAAGCCTGCAGTAACCTATAAGTTTAGAATTAGCCCTTCTTCTTTTTTCCAGCCTAATATAAGGCAAATAGAAAAGGTTTATTCTTTAGCCCTGCAGTTAGCAAAGGTAAACAAAGAAGATATCATCTATGATCTTTTTTGCGGCTCAGGAGTGTTAGGTATTTGCGCTTCAAAAAACGTTAAACAGGTAATAGGTATAGAGATCTCTCCGGAAACAGCTTTTGATGCGCGTCAAAATGCTGCTTTGAATAATAGGCAGAATGTCACTATTATTTCAGGAGCGGTGCGCTATGCTTTGGGCCAAATTCAAGATGAAAATTTATTTCCTTTACCTGATTTAGTCTTATTAAATCCTCCACGCGCAGGTCTTGATCCTCTCACGATGAAACATTTACTTCGTCTCAATGCTCCCAAAATCCTCTATATTTCTGGCAATCCTCAGGCCCATGTAGCTAATATTGCTGAGCTATCGCAGAATGGTTATACAGTAAAATATATTCAACCTTATGACCAATTTCCTCAAACTATCCATGTCGACAGTTTGATTCTCCTAGAAAAAACTCCATCAAACATATAG
- the yajC gene encoding preprotein translocase subunit YajC, which produces MIMKMTCFSTLGFTMLNNTIAFAQENTNLEIVPRDQGMTQTFVMIAIALIFFYLILWRPEQKRRKAIEEQRNALKKGDRVTAMGIVGTIVRIEDNTVILKMYDGSKIEMLKAAITDVVAATEEEAKKADKEERKVEEKSS; this is translated from the coding sequence ATGATTATGAAAATGACTTGCTTTTCTACACTTGGCTTTACTATGTTGAATAATACGATAGCTTTTGCGCAAGAAAACACTAATCTTGAAATTGTTCCTCGCGATCAAGGAATGACTCAAACTTTTGTAATGATTGCGATCGCTCTGATTTTCTTCTATTTGATCTTATGGAGGCCTGAACAAAAACGTCGTAAAGCCATAGAAGAGCAGCGTAATGCCTTAAAAAAAGGTGATCGAGTAACCGCTATGGGAATTGTCGGAACGATCGTGCGTATAGAAGACAATACTGTTATACTCAAAATGTATGATGGCTCAAAGATCGAGATGCTTAAAGCAGCTATTACTGATGTAGTAGCAGCCACAGAGGAAGAAGCTAAAAAAGCTGATAAAGAAGAGCGAAAAGTTGAGGAAAAAAGCTCTTAA
- a CDS encoding leucine-rich repeat domain-containing protein, which yields MNLSSSITLGHLPNEILTLILEHNTSPAFFSVCTRWRHLLNMEVMPSLYKQIGKIHFPQVGINKQALTLDKIYKLEDRLSEVEKVKAIFKQTFALASSLSPMELEFKWKTEEKRYFTLANYASYLININRLLVWKKLPGGGEYLKQENIKYLPLHKKGELLRDWIAENCKNITALDLSNAGLTYLPPEICQLSQLQELRLRFNQLTSLPTEICQLSQLQWLGLSQNQLTSLPAGIGQLSQLQELSLRENQLTSLPTEICQLSQLQYLNLNQNQLTSLPAGISQLSQLQELYLGQNQLTSLPGELWQLSQLQRLDLSRSQLNSLPAEIGQLSQLQALDLSQNQLTSLPIEIGRLPNLLQLNLSQNQLTSLPVEIGRLSNLLQLNLSQNQLIALPAEIRQLSQLQQLDLNQNQFIALPAGTGQLSQLQSLELNQNQLTALPAEIGQLSQLQVLHLSQSQLAALPMEIGQLSQLQYLMLYQNQFTSLPAEIGRLSQLQALNLSQNQLTSLPAEIGQLSQLRWLDLNQNQLTSLPPEIGQLSKLRVLALRENQLTSLPAEIGQLPQLTELELAENPLKDIDEKIRQRFQL from the coding sequence ATGAATCTTAGTTCTTCTATCACCCTTGGACACCTACCTAATGAAATACTAACCCTCATTTTAGAGCACAACACCTCGCCTGCCTTCTTTAGCGTTTGTACAAGATGGCGACATCTATTGAACATGGAAGTAATGCCCTCTCTTTATAAACAAATAGGTAAAATACACTTTCCTCAAGTAGGTATTAACAAGCAGGCTCTTACTTTAGACAAAATTTATAAGCTAGAAGATAGGCTTTCTGAAGTGGAAAAAGTCAAGGCAATCTTTAAGCAAACCTTTGCTTTGGCTAGCTCACTTTCTCCTATGGAGTTAGAATTTAAATGGAAAACTGAGGAGAAAAGATATTTTACCCTGGCTAACTATGCCTCTTATCTTATAAATATTAATCGCTTGTTAGTGTGGAAAAAACTACCTGGTGGAGGAGAATACTTAAAGCAAGAAAACATCAAGTATTTGCCTTTACATAAAAAAGGAGAGCTTCTTAGAGATTGGATTGCAGAAAATTGTAAAAACATCACGGCTTTAGATTTATCTAACGCAGGCCTGACTTATTTACCCCCAGAAATATGCCAGTTATCTCAGCTGCAAGAGCTTAGGTTAAGATTCAACCAGCTCACCTCTCTGCCTACAGAAATCTGCCAGTTGTCTCAGCTGCAATGGCTTGGCTTAAGCCAAAACCAACTTACCAGTCTTCCTGCAGGAATAGGTCAGTTATCTCAGCTGCAAGAGCTTAGCTTAAGAGAAAACCAGCTCACCTCTCTGCCTACAGAAATCTGTCAGTTGTCTCAGCTGCAATATCTTAACTTAAACCAAAACCAGCTTACCAGTCTTCCTGCAGGAATAAGCCAGTTATCTCAGCTGCAAGAGCTTTACTTAGGCCAAAACCAGCTCACCAGCCTTCCTGGAGAACTCTGGCAGTTGTCTCAGCTGCAACGGCTTGATTTAAGCCGAAGCCAGCTCAATAGCCTTCCTGCAGAAATTGGGCAATTGTCTCAGCTACAAGCTCTTGACTTAAGTCAAAACCAGCTCACCAGCCTACCTATAGAAATCGGACGGTTGCCTAATCTGCTGCAGCTTAACTTAAGCCAAAACCAGCTCACCAGCCTACCTGTAGAAATCGGACGGCTGTCTAATCTGCTGCAGCTTAACTTAAGCCAGAACCAGCTCATCGCTCTGCCCGCAGAAATCAGGCAGTTGTCTCAGCTACAACAGCTTGACTTAAATCAAAACCAGTTCATCGCTCTGCCCGCAGGAACAGGTCAGTTGTCTCAGCTGCAATCGCTTGAATTAAATCAAAACCAGCTCACCGCTCTGCCTGCAGAAATTGGGCAATTGTCTCAGCTGCAAGTGCTTCACTTAAGTCAAAGCCAGCTCGCCGCCTTACCTATGGAAATCGGGCAATTGTCTCAGCTGCAATATCTTATGTTATATCAAAACCAGTTCACCAGCCTTCCTGCAGAAATCGGACGGCTGTCTCAGCTGCAAGCGCTTAATTTAAGTCAAAACCAGCTCACCAGCCTTCCTGCAGAAATCGGACAATTGTCTCAGCTGCGATGGCTTGATTTAAATCAAAACCAGCTTACCTCTCTACCTCCAGAAATTGGGCAATTGTCTAAGCTGCGAGTGCTTGCTTTAAGAGAAAACCAGCTCACCAGCTTACCTGCAGAAATCGGGCAATTGCCTCAGCTTACCGAGCTTGAATTAGCGGAAAATCCTTTAAAAGATATCGACGAAAAAATAAGGCAGCGTTTTCAATTGTAG
- a CDS encoding protein-L-isoaspartate(D-aspartate) O-methyltransferase has product MPLDDDYSHKRQEMVRTQLLARGITDPATLEAMRHVPRHLFVPASMQEDAYEDRPLPIGEGQTISQPFIVALMNQLAEITPDSIVLDIGTGSGYAAAVAAYTAQEVYTVEFLPNLAHAAQECFKQLAYLSIHCKVADGSLGWPEHAPYDAIIVAAGAPAIPQTLIKQLKIGGRLIIPVGDSFSQLLLRLRKTSEETYAQETFEPVRFVPLIGKEGWES; this is encoded by the coding sequence ATGCCACTTGATGATGATTATTCTCACAAAAGGCAAGAGATGGTAAGGACACAGCTTCTTGCCCGAGGAATTACTGATCCAGCTACCTTGGAAGCTATGCGGCATGTCCCTCGTCACTTATTTGTTCCTGCTTCTATGCAAGAAGATGCCTATGAAGATAGGCCTTTACCTATAGGGGAGGGGCAAACTATTAGCCAGCCTTTCATAGTGGCTTTAATGAATCAACTAGCTGAAATTACACCTGATTCAATTGTATTAGATATTGGCACTGGCTCAGGGTATGCAGCAGCTGTAGCTGCTTATACAGCGCAAGAAGTCTACACTGTTGAATTTTTGCCTAACTTAGCGCATGCGGCTCAAGAATGCTTTAAGCAGCTAGCCTATCTTTCTATCCATTGCAAGGTGGCAGATGGCTCCTTAGGCTGGCCTGAACATGCCCCTTATGATGCTATCATTGTGGCAGCAGGTGCTCCTGCTATTCCTCAAACTCTTATCAAACAACTAAAGATTGGCGGTCGCCTGATTATTCCTGTGGGCGATAGTTTTAGCCAACTTTTACTGCGCCTGCGTAAAACCTCTGAGGAAACATACGCTCAAGAGACCTTTGAACCTGTCCGTTTTGTTCCTTTAATAGGTAAAGAAGGGTGGGAAAGTTAG